One window of the Eriocheir sinensis breed Jianghai 21 chromosome 59, ASM2467909v1, whole genome shotgun sequence genome contains the following:
- the LOC126985571 gene encoding apolipoprotein D-like: MMCVRLAMFLVLVGLAAGQVPNGVLPFMPRPPATGPCAVVPVVQNFDLHRYLGRWYEIERFFAPFQTGDCVTADYGLLTNGSVSVVNTEVVEGELNSVRGFATLGPNPLEGRLVVQFPFSSQGSFSPEGKTNYTVVATDYHNYALVYSCSTFGPENKIEFSWILSRTPTLPPQFVSALKDWASQVNIDAARYSPLRQDASCLRRPQ, encoded by the exons ATGATGTGTGTGAGGCTAGCAATGTTCCTTGTGTTGGTGGGCCTCGCTGCGGGACAGGTGCCGAATGGGGTGCTGCCCTTCATGCCTCGGCCACCAGCCACGGGCCCCTGCGCCGTGGTACCTGTCGTGCAGAATTTCGACCTTCACAGG TACCTCGGCCGCTGGTACGAGATCGAGCGCTTCTTCGCCCCTTTCCAGACTGGGGACTGCGTGACGGCGGACTACGGCCTGCTTACCAATGGATCCGTGTCTGTTGTCAACACGGAGGTGGTAGA AGGTGAACTAAACTCCGTGAGAGGGTTTGCAACACTGGGACCCAATCCATTAGAGGGAAGGCTGGTGGTCcagttccctttttcttctcaag gttcatttTCGCCGGAAGGCAAAACAAACTATACGGTGGTTGCCACGGACTACCACAACTATGCTCTTGTCTACTCTTGTTCTACCTTCGGTCCTGAAAACAAAATTG aGTTCTCGTGGATCTTGTCTAGGACGCCCACTTTGCCGCCACAATTCGTCTCTGCTCTGAAGGACTGGGCGTCGCAGGTGAACATCGACGCGGCGCGTTACTCTCCCCTCAGACAGGACGCCTCGTGCCTGCGCCGTCCGCAGTAA